From the genome of Candidatus Microthrix subdominans, one region includes:
- the uvrA gene encoding excinuclease ABC subunit UvrA — protein MAETIRIRGAREHNLKNVDLELPRDKLVVFTGLSGSGKSSLAFDTIYAEGQRRYVESLSAYARQFLGQMDKPDVDFIEGLSPAISIDQKSASRNPRSTVGTVTEVYDYLRLLFARVGVPHDPETGEELVRQTPQQIVDRVLRLEEGARFQVLAPVVRGRKGTYEQLFADLSKEGFVRVRVDGEIRELAELVALGADNGLARYEIHHIDVVVDRLVLREGIDRRLTDSMETALRLGEGVAQIELVPKEGEPETLTFSEKLSRPSDGKSFEELSPRNFSFNSPYGACEHCDGLGTTFEVDADLVVPDPELAVAKGAIAPWASGHAKFFHRLLEAVGEERGINLNTPWEDLPAKDRKTLLHGTSKKVSVRFQNRYGRTRSYQANFEGAIPYLRRRHSEADSDWAREQAESYMRQVACSHCGGARLNPLALAVTIDGLNVHDLSSMSISDAADRLVAMKLDERQLLIAERVLKEINARLRFLVDVGLDYLNLHRGAATLSGGEAQRIRLASQIGSGLVGVLYVLDEPSIGLHQRDNHRLIETLERLRGLGNSVIVVEHDEDTIRAADYVVDVGPGAGEHGGEVVYAGPVKGLLKSKTSLTGQYLSQKMSIEVPDRRRAPGDRWLRIVGAREHNLKNLTVGIPLSSFVCITGVSGSGKSSLINDILMRSLMQHVYNSKVAPGLHRKVEGLQHVDKVIDIDQSPIGRTPRSNPATYSGVFDHIRKLFARTPEAKVRGYLPGRFSFNVKGGRCEACSGDGTLKIEMHFLPDVYVPCEVCGGARYNRDTLEVRYKGKNIAEVLNLPIDEALEFFKAQPVISRHLETLVDVGLGYVRLGQPATTLSGGEAQRVKLAAELAKRSTGNTVYLLDEPTTGLHFEDTRRLLIVLKRLVEAGNSVVVIEHNLDVIKSADWLIDLGPEGGDGGGTLIAEGTPEQVAKVAESYTGAYLAPMLGLEPA, from the coding sequence GTGGCTGAAACGATTCGGATCCGGGGTGCCCGGGAACACAACCTGAAGAACGTCGACTTGGAGCTGCCCCGCGACAAGCTGGTCGTGTTCACCGGTCTGTCCGGGTCGGGCAAGTCGTCGCTGGCCTTCGACACGATCTACGCCGAGGGGCAGCGCCGCTACGTCGAGTCACTGTCGGCCTACGCCCGCCAGTTCCTGGGCCAGATGGACAAGCCCGACGTCGACTTCATCGAGGGCCTGTCGCCGGCGATCTCGATCGACCAGAAGTCGGCATCGCGCAACCCGCGATCGACGGTCGGCACGGTCACCGAGGTGTACGACTACCTCCGGTTGCTGTTCGCCCGCGTTGGCGTTCCCCACGACCCGGAGACCGGCGAGGAGCTGGTGCGCCAGACGCCCCAGCAGATCGTCGACCGGGTGCTCCGTCTTGAGGAGGGCGCCCGCTTTCAGGTGCTGGCGCCGGTGGTGCGCGGCCGCAAGGGCACCTACGAGCAGCTGTTCGCCGACCTCTCGAAGGAGGGATTCGTCCGGGTGCGCGTCGACGGCGAGATCCGTGAACTGGCCGAGCTGGTGGCGCTCGGGGCCGACAACGGCCTGGCCCGCTATGAGATCCACCACATCGACGTCGTCGTCGACCGCCTGGTGTTACGCGAGGGCATCGACCGCCGGCTGACCGACTCGATGGAGACAGCGCTGCGCCTCGGCGAGGGCGTCGCCCAGATCGAGCTGGTGCCCAAGGAGGGCGAGCCGGAGACGCTGACCTTCTCCGAAAAGCTGTCCCGTCCGTCCGACGGCAAGAGTTTCGAGGAACTGTCGCCCCGCAACTTCTCGTTCAACTCGCCCTACGGCGCCTGCGAGCACTGCGACGGCCTGGGCACGACCTTCGAGGTGGACGCCGACCTGGTGGTGCCCGACCCGGAGCTGGCGGTGGCCAAGGGCGCGATCGCCCCGTGGGCGTCCGGTCACGCCAAGTTCTTCCACCGGTTGCTCGAGGCGGTGGGCGAGGAGCGAGGCATCAACCTCAATACCCCGTGGGAGGACCTGCCCGCCAAGGACCGCAAGACGCTGCTGCACGGCACGAGCAAGAAGGTGAGCGTCCGGTTCCAGAACCGCTACGGACGCACCCGTAGCTACCAGGCCAACTTCGAGGGGGCCATTCCCTACCTGCGCCGCCGCCACAGCGAGGCGGACAGCGACTGGGCCCGCGAGCAGGCCGAGAGCTACATGCGCCAGGTGGCCTGCTCGCACTGCGGCGGTGCCCGGCTGAACCCGCTGGCGCTGGCGGTGACGATCGACGGCCTCAACGTGCACGACCTGTCGTCGATGTCGATCTCCGACGCGGCCGACCGGCTGGTCGCCATGAAGCTGGACGAACGCCAGCTGCTGATCGCCGAGCGCGTGCTGAAGGAGATCAACGCCCGCCTGCGCTTTCTGGTCGACGTGGGCCTCGACTACCTCAACCTGCACCGTGGCGCCGCCACCCTGTCGGGTGGCGAGGCCCAGCGCATCCGCCTGGCCAGCCAGATCGGCTCCGGCCTGGTCGGCGTGCTGTACGTGCTCGACGAGCCGTCGATCGGCCTGCACCAGCGCGACAACCACCGGCTGATCGAAACCCTCGAGCGCCTGCGCGGCTTGGGCAACTCGGTGATCGTCGTCGAACACGACGAGGACACGATCCGGGCTGCCGACTACGTGGTCGACGTCGGCCCGGGCGCCGGCGAGCACGGCGGCGAGGTGGTGTACGCCGGCCCGGTCAAGGGCCTGCTGAAGTCCAAGACAAGCCTGACCGGGCAGTACCTGTCCCAGAAGATGTCGATCGAAGTGCCCGACCGGCGCCGCGCCCCGGGCGATCGCTGGTTGCGCATCGTCGGCGCCCGCGAACACAACCTGAAGAACCTCACCGTCGGCATTCCGCTCAGCTCGTTCGTGTGCATCACCGGCGTGTCCGGGTCGGGTAAATCCAGCCTGATCAACGACATCCTCATGCGCTCGCTGATGCAGCACGTCTACAACTCCAAGGTGGCGCCCGGCCTGCACCGCAAGGTGGAGGGCCTCCAGCACGTCGACAAGGTGATCGACATCGACCAGTCGCCGATCGGGCGGACCCCACGTTCCAACCCGGCCACCTACTCGGGCGTGTTCGACCACATCCGCAAGCTGTTCGCCCGCACCCCCGAAGCGAAGGTGCGCGGCTACCTGCCCGGCCGGTTCAGCTTCAACGTCAAGGGCGGCCGCTGCGAGGCCTGCTCCGGCGACGGCACGCTGAAGATCGAGATGCACTTTCTGCCCGACGTGTACGTGCCGTGCGAGGTGTGCGGCGGCGCCCGATACAACCGCGACACCCTCGAGGTTCGCTACAAGGGCAAGAACATCGCCGAGGTGCTCAACCTGCCGATCGACGAGGCCCTCGAGTTCTTCAAGGCCCAGCCGGTGATCTCCCGTCACCTGGAGACGCTGGTCGACGTCGGGCTCGGCTACGTGCGCCTCGGCCAGCCGGCCACCACGCTGTCGGGTGGCGAGGCCCAGCGGGTGAAGCTGGCCGCCGAGCTGGCCAAGCGCTCGACCGGCAACACGGTGTACCTGCTCGACGAGCCGACCACCGGCCTGCACTTCGAGGACACCCGCCGCCTGTTGATCGTGCTGAAGCGCCTGGTCGAGGCCGGCAACTCGGTCGTGGTGATCGAGCACAACCTGGACGTGATCAAGTCGGCCGACTGGCTGATCGACCTGGGCCCGGAAGGCGGTGACGGCGGCGGCACCCTGATTGCCGAGGGCACCCCCGAGCAGGTGGCCAAGGTGGCCGAGAGCTACACCGGCGCCTACCTGGCCCCGATGCTGGGCCTCGAACCCGCCTAG
- a CDS encoding sulfite exporter TauE/SafE family protein, whose protein sequence is MTPCAGGLVSWIDPGLVIGGLAGGFTMGLTGMGGGALLTPMLVLLFGVSPTAAVGSDLVTSLAVKPFGGAIHARAGTVRWDLVRWLALGSVPGALLGVALLQAVGTQGDSLVQTMLGITLLAAATVMVWRARNPVSDHDGPPTPVRPWPTAALGLVGGTVVGLTSVGSGSLMIAVLTLLYPKLRRSELVGTDLVQAVPLVGAAAIAHLGIGNVSAAITGSLIIGSLPGVIIGARVSAYYDGKLVRAAIPAVLGASALKLLGVL, encoded by the coding sequence ATGACGCCCTGTGCTGGCGGACTCGTGAGTTGGATCGATCCTGGCCTGGTGATCGGTGGCCTGGCCGGCGGCTTCACGATGGGCCTGACCGGCATGGGTGGCGGTGCCCTGCTGACGCCGATGCTCGTGCTGCTCTTCGGTGTCAGCCCCACCGCTGCGGTCGGATCCGACCTGGTGACCTCCCTGGCGGTCAAACCCTTCGGCGGGGCCATCCACGCCAGGGCGGGCACGGTTCGCTGGGACCTGGTCAGATGGCTGGCACTCGGATCGGTCCCCGGCGCCCTGTTGGGCGTCGCCCTCCTCCAAGCGGTCGGCACTCAGGGCGACTCCCTCGTGCAGACCATGCTCGGGATCACACTCCTGGCCGCAGCCACGGTCATGGTGTGGCGCGCCCGCAACCCGGTCTCCGACCACGACGGCCCACCCACCCCGGTGCGACCATGGCCCACCGCAGCCCTCGGGCTGGTCGGAGGCACGGTCGTCGGCCTCACCTCGGTGGGCTCCGGCTCGCTGATGATCGCCGTGCTCACCCTGCTGTACCCCAAGCTCCGCCGGTCCGAACTGGTCGGCACCGACCTGGTCCAAGCCGTCCCACTCGTCGGCGCCGCAGCCATCGCCCACCTCGGCATCGGCAACGTGTCCGCAGCGATCACCGGCTCACTCATCATCGGCAGCCTCCCGGGCGTCATCATCGGCGCCCGCGTATCGGCCTACTACGACGGCAAACTGGTGCGCGCCGCCATCCCAGCGGTCCTCGGCGCCTCAGCGCTCAAGCTGCTGGGCGTGCTGTGA
- the nadA gene encoding quinolinate synthase NadA, which yields MLRLQGRLGARYTDATPDELDERIATAKAALGERLFILGHHYQRDEIIRWADARGDSFKLAKLAQARPEATYIVFCGVHFMAEAADVLTSPEQRVILPDLNAGCSMADMADLESVEDAWDELAAVTDIAKIVPITYMNSSAALKSFVGSNGGAVCTSSNARAVLDWAFAKGEGTKVLFFPDQHLGRNTGFDMGYDESDMEVWDPRRQLGGLKEAEVKEATFLLWKGHCTVHQRFRPAHIEDFRAEHPDGIVVVHPECAHDVVELADVVGSTEVILRTVTEEAAPGSVIGVGTEVHMVQRMAAENPDRTIVSLDPLVCPCSTMFRIDAPHLCWVLENLVEDNVVNEIRVDDDTAEWARVALQRMLDIV from the coding sequence ATGTTGCGACTTCAAGGTCGGCTCGGCGCCCGCTACACCGATGCCACACCCGACGAGCTCGATGAACGCATCGCCACGGCCAAGGCCGCCCTGGGTGAACGGCTGTTCATCCTCGGGCACCATTACCAGCGCGACGAGATCATTCGCTGGGCAGACGCCCGCGGTGACAGCTTCAAGCTGGCCAAGTTGGCCCAGGCCCGCCCCGAGGCCACCTACATCGTGTTCTGCGGGGTGCACTTCATGGCCGAGGCGGCCGACGTACTCACCTCCCCCGAGCAACGGGTGATCCTGCCCGACCTCAACGCCGGCTGTTCGATGGCCGACATGGCCGACCTCGAATCGGTCGAGGATGCCTGGGACGAGCTGGCGGCGGTCACCGACATCGCCAAGATCGTGCCGATCACCTACATGAACTCCTCGGCGGCGTTGAAGTCCTTCGTCGGCAGCAACGGCGGCGCGGTGTGCACCAGCTCGAACGCCCGGGCGGTCCTCGACTGGGCCTTCGCCAAGGGAGAGGGCACGAAGGTGCTGTTCTTCCCCGACCAGCACCTGGGCCGCAACACCGGCTTCGACATGGGCTACGACGAGTCCGACATGGAGGTGTGGGACCCTCGCCGGCAGCTGGGCGGTCTGAAGGAGGCCGAGGTGAAGGAGGCCACCTTCCTGCTGTGGAAGGGCCATTGCACCGTGCACCAGCGGTTCCGTCCGGCCCACATCGAGGATTTCCGTGCCGAGCACCCCGACGGCATCGTCGTCGTGCACCCCGAGTGCGCCCACGACGTGGTGGAGCTGGCCGACGTCGTCGGCTCGACCGAAGTGATCCTGCGCACGGTCACCGAGGAGGCTGCGCCCGGCTCGGTGATCGGGGTCGGCACCGAGGTGCACATGGTGCAACGCATGGCCGCCGAAAACCCCGACCGCACGATCGTGTCGCTCGACCCGCTGGTCTGCCCCTGCTCGACCATGTTCCGCATCGATGCGCCCCACCTGTGCTGGGTGCTGGAAAACCTGGTCGAGGACAACGTGGTCAACGAGATCCGCGTTGATGACGACACCGCCGAGTGGGCTCGGGTGGCGCTGCAGCGCATGCTCGACATCGTCTGA
- a CDS encoding alpha/beta fold hydrolase encodes MSEEPDVNDQPNATWPLSYDEAGRGGEPLMLVHGFTGGRADFSEWIDPLAAMGRHVVVPDLRGHGTSGGPAGADRYGLDAFAADVLGLADLLGWNRFGLLGHSMGGMVAQRMAIGAQDRLTSLVLMDTHHGAVGGMDPGLVDLAIEVALTEGMEALATAMDQLGGSPLETEPARRLRLERPDIAAIDRAKLVASHPDMYASMARQLIGATDRLDQLTAVSVPTLVIVGEHDLPFIPASRAMAAAIPGARLVEVANAGHSPQREAPDAWWRALSEFLNGS; translated from the coding sequence ATGTCTGAGGAGCCCGATGTGAACGACCAGCCCAACGCCACCTGGCCGCTGTCCTACGACGAGGCCGGGCGGGGTGGCGAACCGCTGATGCTCGTGCACGGGTTCACCGGCGGTCGGGCCGACTTTTCCGAGTGGATCGATCCGCTGGCCGCCATGGGCCGCCACGTCGTCGTGCCCGACCTGCGAGGTCACGGCACCAGTGGTGGACCGGCCGGTGCCGACCGCTACGGCCTCGATGCCTTCGCCGCCGACGTCCTCGGGCTGGCCGACCTGCTCGGCTGGAACCGCTTTGGGCTGCTCGGCCACTCGATGGGCGGCATGGTGGCCCAGCGGATGGCGATCGGGGCTCAGGATCGGCTGACCAGCCTGGTGCTGATGGACACCCACCATGGGGCGGTCGGCGGCATGGACCCGGGCCTGGTCGATCTGGCGATCGAGGTGGCGCTCACCGAGGGCATGGAGGCGCTGGCGACTGCCATGGATCAGCTGGGCGGGTCCCCGCTCGAGACCGAACCGGCCCGACGCCTGCGCCTTGAGCGCCCGGACATTGCGGCGATCGACCGGGCGAAGCTGGTTGCCAGCCATCCGGACATGTACGCCTCGATGGCCCGCCAGCTGATCGGTGCCACCGACCGACTCGACCAGCTGACCGCCGTGTCGGTCCCGACGCTGGTGATCGTCGGCGAGCACGACCTGCCCTTCATCCCCGCCAGCCGGGCGATGGCCGCCGCCATCCCCGGGGCGCGGCTGGTCGAGGTGGCAAACGCCGGCCATTCGCCCCAGCGGGAGGCACCCGACGCCTGGTGGCGGGCGCTGTCGGAGTTTCTGAACGGCTCCTAG
- a CDS encoding cation:proton antiporter: MQAISTPLVEPALVLALLFVLVLVAPLAARAVRMPSIIGLIVAGIVIGPSALGLLEREGTVEVLGNAGLLYLMFQAGLELDLEEFRERRTQALTFGALTFAIPFGVAIPVNLALGFTTTAAILLALSWAPHTLLAYPVVQRLGLTKARSVAITVGATIVTDTAALMTLEILIESHEGRLSPGFVLKLIPTAGAVVAFIVAGLPWLGRQFFASVGQDRSVRFLFIMAAMFLSAGLAELAGLEPIIGAFLAGLSLNRLVSEGSELSNRIEFFGSAFFIPVFLISVGMLVNLGVVVSDPSILVRAGVFSLVAVGTKVIAAFIAGKIFGYSGTEIGVMASLSTARAAATLAAAFVGLSVGLISEITVNTVVLVILVTSLVSSLLATRFGTQLPPPEERRRAPAEKVLVPIGDPERSGDLLRLAGMLAAPDTGTVVPVSVLDLEATQAEVTARRNELAEAERLVLGEGAEATSVVRLDLTPSTGMLHASVEQAATSLLVGWKGFANRNGSAFGQRVDALLAASPVPVIVARLGPAENCKRVVVAVSDHDLTPAGGPGMDLAVLIARRLAKAHRAELHILVPREQVTHERLGLENDQGTLKVERRRLAAALRDLTTPGDMVVVTQPRVEPGLGGEVPRLARALVDRSLLVIAPR, from the coding sequence ATGCAGGCCATCTCTACCCCCCTCGTCGAACCGGCGCTCGTTCTCGCGCTCCTGTTTGTGTTGGTGCTCGTCGCTCCGCTGGCCGCCCGTGCGGTCCGGATGCCGTCGATCATCGGGTTGATCGTCGCCGGCATCGTGATCGGGCCGTCGGCGCTCGGCCTGCTCGAGCGGGAGGGCACCGTCGAGGTGTTGGGCAACGCCGGTCTGCTGTATCTGATGTTTCAGGCCGGCCTGGAGCTTGACCTGGAGGAGTTTCGGGAGCGGCGCACCCAGGCGCTCACGTTCGGTGCGCTGACGTTTGCCATCCCCTTCGGCGTCGCCATCCCCGTCAACCTGGCCCTCGGGTTTACGACGACCGCCGCCATCCTGCTGGCGCTCAGCTGGGCGCCCCACACCCTGCTGGCCTACCCGGTGGTTCAGCGGCTCGGGCTGACCAAGGCCCGCTCGGTGGCCATCACCGTCGGGGCGACCATCGTCACCGACACGGCCGCACTGATGACGCTCGAGATCCTGATCGAATCGCACGAAGGCCGGCTGAGCCCCGGGTTTGTCTTGAAGCTGATCCCCACCGCCGGCGCGGTCGTGGCGTTTATCGTCGCCGGGCTTCCGTGGCTGGGCCGACAGTTCTTTGCCAGCGTCGGCCAGGACCGTTCGGTTCGTTTCCTGTTCATCATGGCAGCGATGTTTCTCTCGGCCGGACTTGCCGAACTGGCCGGACTCGAGCCGATCATCGGGGCGTTCCTGGCCGGTTTGTCGCTCAATCGGCTGGTCTCCGAAGGGTCCGAGCTGAGCAATCGCATCGAGTTCTTCGGCTCGGCGTTCTTTATCCCGGTCTTCCTGATCTCGGTCGGCATGCTCGTCAACCTCGGCGTGGTGGTGAGCGATCCCAGCATCCTCGTGCGGGCCGGCGTCTTCTCGTTGGTGGCGGTCGGCACCAAGGTGATCGCCGCCTTCATCGCTGGAAAGATATTTGGATACAGCGGCACGGAGATCGGGGTGATGGCCTCCCTGTCGACGGCGCGCGCCGCCGCCACGCTGGCCGCCGCCTTCGTCGGGTTGAGCGTCGGCCTGATCTCGGAGATCACCGTCAACACCGTCGTGCTCGTCATCCTGGTGACCAGCCTGGTGTCGTCGCTGCTCGCAACCCGCTTCGGCACGCAGTTGCCCCCGCCGGAGGAGCGGCGCCGGGCCCCGGCCGAGAAGGTGCTGGTGCCGATCGGCGACCCCGAACGCTCCGGAGACCTGCTGCGGCTGGCCGGCATGCTGGCCGCCCCGGACACCGGCACGGTCGTGCCGGTGTCGGTGCTCGACCTCGAGGCCACCCAGGCCGAGGTGACCGCCAGGCGCAACGAGCTGGCCGAGGCCGAACGGTTGGTGTTGGGGGAGGGGGCCGAAGCCACCTCGGTGGTCCGCCTCGACCTCACCCCGTCGACCGGCATGCTGCACGCCTCGGTCGAGCAGGCGGCCACGTCGCTGCTCGTCGGCTGGAAGGGCTTCGCCAACCGCAACGGATCGGCATTCGGACAACGCGTCGATGCCCTGCTGGCCGCCAGCCCGGTACCGGTGATCGTCGCCCGGCTGGGCCCGGCGGAGAACTGCAAGCGCGTGGTGGTCGCCGTCTCCGACCACGACCTGACGCCCGCCGGCGGACCGGGCATGGACCTGGCCGTGTTGATCGCCCGCCGTCTGGCGAAGGCCCACCGGGCCGAACTTCACATCCTGGTACCACGCGAGCAGGTGACCCACGAGCGCCTGGGCCTCGAGAACGACCAGGGAACGCTCAAGGTGGAACGCCGCCGCTTGGCGGCGGCACTGCGCGACCTGACGACGCCCGGCGACATGGTGGTGGTCACCCAGCCGCGGGTCGAGCCGGGCCTCGGTGGCGAGGTGCCGCGCCTGGCGCGTGCCCTGGTCGACCGGTCGCTGCTGGTGATCGCACCCCGTTAG
- a CDS encoding DUF3151 family protein: MANERPVGLSTGGPPETVMPTPPESLLSALAAATTRDDVASAVGRFPTWSLAWAALGDVGRDDLERYAAYRVGYHRGLDLLRQSGWRGSGYVRWAHPSNRGFLRCLVGLSVAAEAIDERDEVDRLDTFIAQLDPAWDRNTTTEGEALT, encoded by the coding sequence ATGGCCAACGAACGCCCTGTCGGACTCTCGACCGGTGGTCCACCCGAGACCGTGATGCCCACGCCGCCAGAATCGCTGCTCAGCGCCCTGGCCGCGGCGACGACGCGCGATGACGTGGCCTCGGCGGTCGGCCGCTTCCCGACGTGGTCGCTGGCCTGGGCAGCGCTTGGCGACGTCGGGCGCGACGACCTCGAGCGCTACGCCGCCTACCGGGTGGGCTACCACCGCGGCCTCGACCTGCTCCGCCAATCCGGCTGGCGCGGTTCGGGCTACGTCCGCTGGGCCCACCCGTCCAACCGGGGGTTTCTGCGCTGTCTGGTCGGCCTATCGGTCGCCGCCGAGGCGATCGACGAACGCGACGAGGTGGACCGCCTCGACACGTTCATCGCTCAGCTCGACCCGGCCTGGGATCGAAACACGACCACCGAGGGGGAAGCGCTCACATGA
- a CDS encoding aspartate aminotransferase family protein: MTEAHTDTDHAATDETDPDATNTDVGTFPAVGTAVDQLLDTMRTERADDLDWRGGKAFSLVYNADDPELERLQHDVADMFLHENALNPFRYRTLLHMEGDIVAWASNLFGAPEGAGSISSGGTESIFLAVQVARDEARARGNLAPTILTPETAHPAFAKACSYLDVERISIPLRADLRADPAAFEAALDERTIMLVGSSPCYPYGVIDPIPEIAGIAAQAGILCHVDACLGGWLLPFWASIGRKVPPFDLTVPGVTSLSADIHKYGYAYKGASVILYSSPEYVDRQTFMFDDWPGGLYASRTTAGTRPGGPIAGAWATIAHLGRDGYERQARRVAAATDGFRAAVDAVDGLQVTGDPDMSVFEISTPEGSGVDLEGVSDEMDARDWALDRQQGGLHVMLSPGHDRVIDEFAADLAASVAAGRTGAGAEAVYGSVV, from the coding sequence ATGACCGAGGCTCATACCGACACGGACCATGCCGCTACCGACGAGACGGATCCGGACGCGACCAACACCGACGTGGGGACGTTCCCCGCGGTGGGCACGGCGGTTGACCAGCTGCTCGACACGATGCGCACCGAGCGCGCCGACGACCTCGACTGGCGGGGTGGCAAGGCGTTCAGCCTGGTGTACAACGCCGACGATCCGGAACTGGAACGGCTGCAGCACGACGTCGCCGACATGTTCCTGCACGAGAACGCCCTCAACCCGTTTCGCTATCGCACCCTGTTGCACATGGAGGGCGACATCGTCGCCTGGGCGAGCAACCTGTTCGGCGCTCCGGAGGGGGCGGGATCGATCAGCTCCGGCGGCACGGAGAGCATTTTTCTGGCCGTGCAGGTCGCGCGCGACGAGGCTCGGGCCCGGGGCAACCTGGCCCCCACGATCCTGACGCCCGAAACCGCCCACCCGGCGTTTGCCAAGGCGTGTTCGTACCTCGATGTCGAGCGCATCTCCATCCCGCTGCGCGCCGACCTGCGCGCCGACCCGGCGGCGTTCGAGGCCGCGCTCGACGAGCGCACGATCATGTTGGTCGGTTCGTCGCCCTGTTACCCCTACGGCGTGATCGACCCGATCCCCGAGATCGCCGGCATCGCAGCCCAGGCCGGCATCCTGTGCCACGTCGACGCCTGCCTGGGCGGCTGGTTGCTGCCGTTCTGGGCCTCGATCGGTCGGAAGGTCCCCCCGTTCGACCTGACGGTTCCGGGCGTCACGTCGCTGTCCGCCGACATCCACAAGTACGGCTACGCCTACAAGGGTGCCTCGGTGATCCTGTACTCGTCGCCGGAGTATGTCGACCGTCAGACGTTCATGTTCGACGACTGGCCGGGCGGCCTGTACGCCTCGCGCACGACGGCCGGCACACGCCCGGGCGGGCCGATCGCCGGGGCGTGGGCCACGATCGCCCACCTGGGACGTGACGGCTACGAGCGCCAGGCGAGGCGGGTGGCCGCGGCCACCGACGGGTTTCGGGCGGCGGTCGACGCGGTCGACGGTCTTCAGGTGACCGGGGACCCGGACATGTCGGTCTTCGAGATCTCCACCCCGGAGGGCAGCGGCGTCGACCTCGAAGGGGTCTCCGACGAGATGGACGCCCGCGACTGGGCCCTTGACCGTCAACAGGGTGGGCTGCACGTGATGTTGTCGCCCGGCCACGACCGGGTGATCGACGAGTTTGCCGCCGACCTGGCCGCTTCGGTGGCCGCCGGACGCACCGGCGCAGGTGCCGAGGCGGTGTACGGCTCGGTAGTCTGA
- a CDS encoding rhodanese-like domain-containing protein: protein MSDVPQISIEHLITDLEQGVPLIDVRERDEYEEARVPGAQLMPLVELPERLGAIPTGEPIDLICRSGNRSQRAAEFLIGQGYLPRNVAGGTDAWIGAGYRVDTGSQGA from the coding sequence ATGAGCGACGTTCCCCAGATTTCGATCGAGCACCTGATCACCGACCTGGAGCAGGGGGTGCCACTGATCGACGTGCGTGAACGCGACGAGTACGAAGAGGCCCGCGTTCCGGGCGCCCAGCTGATGCCACTGGTCGAGTTGCCCGAGCGCCTGGGTGCGATCCCGACCGGTGAGCCGATCGACCTGATCTGTCGCAGCGGCAACCGCAGCCAGCGGGCCGCCGAGTTCCTCATCGGTCAGGGGTACCTGCCCCGCAACGTCGCCGGCGGCACCGATGCCTGGATCGGCGCCGGATACCGCGTGGACACCGGGTCCCAGGGTGCATAG
- a CDS encoding HRDC domain-containing protein: MHRRTARSGSDHLDPPDWELITTQDAFGELLDEWMGVERYALDTEFHREGTYHPRVALVQVAWPGRLALIDPLEVDLAPMVEVLNSDICAVMHAARQDLEILYRVCGQVPNVLFDTQTASNFVGFSNPSLGTLSERLTGKKVPKGDRLTDWMRRPLQPTQLSYAAADVRDLLSIADRLSDELQRRGRVAWAADAIEAERCDAWTTRDPDVAWTRIKEVRHLRGQALATAQALAKWREEAASSDDVPTRNLLSDLGLVGLAQTRPTEVKKARAVRGVDGRNLRGGRAEEALAVIAESQGRAPVDATAVKSPDVPQELRSAINLVTTWVKQVARDLDLDPSTIATRGDVEMLLAPGPDGPLGTGWRAELVGDPIRDLVSGRAALAFQPGSGLVLEPRAERAG; the protein is encoded by the coding sequence GTGCATAGACGGACCGCCCGGAGCGGTAGCGATCATCTCGATCCTCCGGATTGGGAACTGATCACCACCCAGGACGCCTTTGGTGAGTTGCTCGACGAGTGGATGGGCGTCGAGCGGTACGCGCTCGACACCGAGTTTCATCGCGAGGGCACCTATCACCCCCGGGTGGCGCTCGTGCAGGTGGCATGGCCCGGACGGCTGGCGCTGATCGACCCCCTCGAGGTCGACCTGGCGCCGATGGTCGAGGTGCTCAACAGCGACATCTGTGCGGTGATGCATGCCGCCCGCCAGGACCTGGAGATCCTCTACCGCGTGTGCGGGCAGGTACCCAACGTGCTCTTCGACACCCAGACGGCGTCAAACTTCGTCGGCTTCTCCAACCCGTCGCTCGGCACGCTGTCCGAACGCCTGACCGGCAAGAAGGTGCCCAAGGGCGACCGCCTCACCGACTGGATGCGGCGCCCACTTCAGCCCACCCAGCTGAGCTATGCGGCCGCCGACGTGCGCGATCTACTGAGTATCGCGGACCGGCTGAGCGACGAACTCCAGCGCCGGGGCCGTGTGGCCTGGGCCGCCGACGCCATCGAAGCAGAGCGATGTGACGCCTGGACCACCCGTGACCCCGACGTGGCGTGGACGCGCATCAAAGAGGTGCGCCACCTGAGGGGTCAGGCCCTGGCGACCGCCCAGGCGCTGGCCAAGTGGCGTGAGGAGGCGGCCTCGTCCGACGACGTGCCCACCCGCAACCTGCTCTCGGACCTCGGCCTGGTCGGTCTGGCCCAGACCCGACCGACCGAGGTGAAGAAGGCGCGCGCCGTGCGAGGCGTCGACGGTCGCAACCTGCGCGGCGGTCGGGCGGAGGAGGCGCTGGCGGTCATCGCCGAGTCCCAGGGCCGGGCGCCGGTCGACGCCACGGCGGTGAAGTCGCCCGACGTGCCTCAGGAGCTGCGCTCGGCGATCAACCTGGTGACCACCTGGGTGAAGCAGGTCGCCCGTGATCTCGACCTCGACCCGTCGACGATCGCCACCCGCGGTGATGTCGAGATGCTGTTGGCGCCGGGGCCGGACGGCCCGCTCGGCACCGGCTGGCGTGCCGAGCTGGTCGGCGACCCCATACGCGACCTGGTGTCCGGCCGGGCCGCCCTGGCCTTTCAGCCCGGCTCGGGTCTGGTGTTGGAGCCCCGAGCCGAACGCGCCGGCTGA